One window from the genome of Mugil cephalus isolate CIBA_MC_2020 chromosome 23, CIBA_Mcephalus_1.1, whole genome shotgun sequence encodes:
- the tns1a gene encoding tensin isoform X7, translating to MARLNWCLAAVISWGKFLFACFFPLRGAKRDKPDELEGVHTHTFKLKPFKKAKSCDICKQAITKEGLICKACRLSCHKKCEVKVTTSCQTATNNEPPPTPQLPLKHVDTPGSTRSCKSVEIRRKQSRSQSVVPAMEESYEVDLVYITERIISVSFPAGAEERSYIANLTEVATMLRSKHGEHYLILNLSEQKNDLTKLNHKVLEFGWPDHHAPALDKICSMCKAIDTWLNGDPRNVVVLHNKGNRGRTGVVVAAYMHYSNISASADQALDRFAMRRFYEDKALPVGQPSQRRYVRYFNGLLSGHIKINNKPLFLHHVIMHGIPNFEAKGGCRPFLKIYQAMQPVYTSGIYNVQGDSNTSICITIEPGLLLKGDILLKCYHKRYRNSTRDVMFRVQFHTCAIHDLGVVFGKNELDETFKDDRFPEYGKVEFVFSYAPEKIKGLGHLENGPSVSVDYNTQDPLIRWDSYENFIHRCEDAMDGEHDVVHTQGPLDGSLYARVRKKDSLEGVVTINGLPVHENPLTDEENPLQHTSHPLQTTEQTLPVTCHTSLPAVDHTLSVSSDSGNSTASIKTDRTDEHSQSVQSAVSHNNPTATHPPLSPQEKRELDQLLSGLEAPTQRQAYLSTSTSPGGGVRHLVPAQVHVNGGHTRLAGAPSTEERETDILDDELPNSQEGNSVDSLGTISSLEGQATPADLYYQSQTPVSGQNDGPYLERSALGDKLNKMPVHGVRTPTVMQERSDSTSPQAGYNNYQNGGGMYHSQSFGNPTASSPEANPKLMPRAPERSTSSREAVQRGLNTWHQYSLPDDPFGPPLQSTHSLPHFPTPASQRDIEQSIEALNMLMLDLDPINSHMSKSHSAPPGENSLNSSQVPFSQTLARPSYQGDSAIHSYNNSGPVGNTFHQPLPSAGRVSTLPNQSPVIEPPVYSPQRPNVVYQHQNTTPTHTPEPYLHSRQAPHHYATDSPSNFNQQAPQKPMNSYPGVGVSPSPDLQGSSPYPGYSASSSPLPAFTPQPKDTSSSSLPREQDAEEETLNLEGLVAHRIAEYNARIRGISESMTPQQSDRHRSYSFSGVRSRGMTPEVTQESGRRRTTSEGQYQSGHENTSASSPDFANNLVLNPGGRPREGPMHSYREAFEDDEADGFSNSPTFGSGARTPPGLAKTPLSALGLKPHQHSGSDSDSNDGDQDNRGFGDSKAQPFSAPLTSSSPIYTADGRRVGASDGTPHRPASPEGSQVNIMGVHTVPGSPNTLHRTVATNTPPSPALQRRLGQASPSLARHPPPCIPSSPLIGRSPKTVGAGVPPSPLMGRRAPASGHSTPDELGAASRQGSAQPPSTPAFPVSPQLPEKRHMSSGDADRTDNKNLTPAPISGGSTPNLSGTHTLPDISKSIYDSYPDIKMNVKFVQDTSKFWYKPDISREQAINLLKDREPGAFIIRDSHSFRGAYGLAMKVACPPPTVQQNKKVADMTNELVRHFLIETSAKGVRLKGCPNEPYFGCLSALVYQHSMTPLALPCKLMIPTKDPNEEALELATPTDAVVELLKQGAVQKVPEEAHACNVLYINSVDMESLTGPQAIAKAISQTLATNPLPAATTVHFKVSTQGITLTDSQRKIFFRRHYPINTVTYCDTDPQDRKWGKEGGGSVRLFGFVARKQGSTTDNVSHLFAELDPDQPASAIVSFVSKTMKR from the exons CCTCCCACTCCTCAGCTGCCATTAAAGCATGTAGATACTCCG GGATCTACGAGGTCCTGCAAGAGTGTGGAGATAAGGCGAAAGCAGTCTCG GAGTCAGAGTGTGGTCCCGGCCATGGAGGAGAGCTATGAGGTGGACCTCGTCTACATCACGGAGAGGATCATCTCTGTCTCCTTCCCCGCCGGTGCCGAGGAGCGCAGCTACATTGCCAACCTGACGGAGGTGGCAACGATGCTGCGGTCCAAACACGGTGAACACTATCTG ATACTCAACCTGAGCGAGCAGAAGAATGACTTAACAAAGTTGAACCACAAG GTTCTGGAGTTCGGCTGGCCAGATCACCATGCACCGGCGTTGGACAAGATCTGCAGCATGTGCAAAGCCATCGACACGTGGCTCAATGGAGACCCTCGCAACGTGGTGGTACTACACAACAAG GGAAACCGAGGTCGAACGGGGGTGGTGGTGGCTGCATACATGCACTATAGCAACATATCCGCAAG CGCCGATCAGGCATTGGACAGATTTGCAATGAGGCGCTTCTATGAGGACAAGGCACTTCCCGTGGGTCAGCCTTCACAGAGAAG GTATGTGCGCTACTTCAACGGCCTCCTGTCCGGCCACATTAAAATCAACAACAAGCCTCTGTTCCTGCATCACGTCATCATGCACGGCATACCCAACTTTGAAGCCAAAGGAG GCTGCCGTCCTTTCCTGAAGATCTACCAGGCAATGCAGCCAGTCTATACGTCAGGAATATA CAATGTCCAAGGAGACAGCAACACCAGTATCTGTATCACCATCGAACCTGGACTGCTTCTGAAGGGGGACATCTTG CTGAAGTGTTACCACAAGAGGTACAGAAACTCCACCAGGGACGTGATGTTCAGGGTGCAGTTCCACACCTGCGCCATCCACGACCTCGGGGTGGTTTTTGGGAAGAACGAGCTGGACGAGACCTTCAAAG ATGACAGGTTCCCAGAGTACGGGAAGGTGGAGTTTGTTTTCTCATATGCGCCAGAAAAAATCAAAG GCCTGGGCCACCTGGAGAACGGGCCAAGCGTCTCTGTGGACTACAACACCCAGGACCCCCTGATCCGCTGGGACTCATACGAGAATTTCATTCACCGCTGTGAGGACGCCATGGATGGCGAGCACG ATGTTGTTCACACCCAAGGTCCACTTGATGGAAGTCTATATGCCCGGGTTCGCAAGAAAGACTCCCTGGAGGGAGTTGTCACCATCAACGGTCTCCCAGTCCATGAAAACCCCTTGACCGATGAAGAGAACCCACTGCAACACACCAGTCACCCCCTGCAAACCACTGAGCAGACCCTTCCTGTGACATGCCACACCTCCCTCCCAGCTGTGGACCATACCCTTTCCGTGAGCAGTGACTCTGGCAACTCAACCGCATCCATCAAGACTGATCGTACTGATGAGCACAGCCAGTCTGTGCAGAGTGCTGTGAGTCACAACAACCCTACAGCAACCCACCCACCACTCAGCCCACAGGAGAAAAGAGAGCTCGACCAGCTTCTGAGTGGCCTTGAGGCACCAACTCAACGGCAAGCCTACCTGTCCACATCAACAAGTCCAGGGGGAGGAGTCCGACACCTGGTCCCGGCACAAGTGCACGTCAACGGAGGTCACACCAGGCTTGCTGGCGCCCCTTCAACAGAGGAGCGAGAGACAGATATTCTCGACGACGAGTTGCCTAATAGCCAAGAGGGCAACAGTGTGGACAGCTTGGGCACAATCTCATCCCTTGAGGGCCAGGCGACACCAGCAGATCTCTATTATCAATCACAGACACCTGTCAGTGGCCAGAACGACGGGCCATACCTCGAGAGAAGCGCTCTTGGGGATAAGCTTAACAAGATGCCTGTCCATGGAGTACGAACTCCCACAGTGATGCAGGAGAGGTCTGACTCAACATCGCCTCAGGCGGGATACAACAACTACCAAAATGGAGGAGGGATGTACCATTCACAGTCCTTTGGGAACCCAACCGCCAGCAGCCCTGAGGCCAACCCTAAATTGATGCCCAGGGCCCCTGAAAGGAGCACAAGTAGCCGGGAGGCTGTTCAAAGAGGTCTCAATACCTGGCACCAATATAGCCTCCCGGATGATCCATTTGGCCCTCCTCTTCAGTCAACACACAGTCTGCCCCACTTTCCAACTCCAGCCTCACAGCGGGATATTGAACAATCCATTGAGGCACTAAATATGTTAATGCTGGATCTGGACCCAATCAACTCCCACATGTCCAAGTCCCACAGTGCCCCCCCTGGAGAGAACAGCCTCAATTCCTCCCAGGTGCCCTTCTCCCAGACCCTTGCCAGGCCCTCATACCAAGGGGACTCTGCTATCCACAGCTACAACAACTCTGGGCCAGTTGGAAACACCTTTCATCAGCCCCTACCATCAGCTGGGAGAGTGTCAACATTGCCCAACCAGAGTCCAGTTATAGAGCCTCCAGTATATTCTCCCCAGAGGCCTAACGTCGTCTACCAACACCAAAATACCACCCCGACACACACCCCCGAGCCCTACCTCCACTCACGCCAAGCACCCCACCATTATGCCACTGATTCACCCTCTAATTTCAACCAGCAGGCACCTCAGAAGCCTATGAACTCGTATCCAGGCGTTGGGGTTTCACCCTCCCCAGACCTTCAGGGGTCGTCTCCATACCCGGGTTACAGTGCATCCTCTTCTCCCCTTCCTGCTTTCACGCCCCAGCCCAAGGAtacatcttcttcatctttgccCAGGGAACAAGACGCAGAGGAGGAGACTTTAAACTTGGAAGGACTAGTGGCTCACCGTATTGCCG AGTACAACGCTCGTATTCGGGGCATCAGTGAAAGCATGACACCACAACAATCTGACCGCCATCGCTCCTATTCCTTCTCTG GAGTTCGCTCCAGAGGAATGACCCCAGAAGTGACTCAGGAGTCCGGCAGGCGTCGGACCACGAGTGAGGGCCAGTACCAGAGTGGCCACGAGAACACCTCGGCCTCATCGCCAGACTTTGCAAACAATCTGGTGCTCAACCCGGGAGGAAGACCAAGAGAG GGCCCCATGCATAGCTACCGGGAGGCATTTGAGGACGACGAGGCGGACGGTTTTTCTAACAGTCCTACCTTTGGAAGCGGTG ctcGCACTCCTCCAGGTTTGGCCAAGACTCCTCTGTCAGCGTTGGGCCTGAAGCCTCACCAGCACAGTGGATCAG ACTCTGATTCTAATGATGGGGATCAAG ATAATCGCGGTTTTGGTGACTCAAAGGCACAACCATTCAGCGctcctctgacctccagcaGCCCCATCTACACTGCTGATGG AAGAAGGGTTGGCGCTTCAGATGGGACCCCGCACAGACCTGCATCCCCAGAAGGCTCACAGGTCAACATCATGGGCGTACACACCGTCCCTGGCAGCCCCAACACCCTCCACCGCACGGTGGCCACCAACACACCACCAAGCCCCGCCCTCCAAAGACGCCTGGGTCAAGCCAGCCCTTCGCTGGCCCGGCACCCTCCTCCGTGCATCCCCTCCAGTCCTCTCATTGGCAGAAGCCCTAAAACGGTGGGCGCTGGCGTGCCTCCCAGCCCTCTGATGGGGAGGCGAGCCCCGGCGAGCGGCCACAGCACGCCCGACGAGCTGGGCGCCGCCTCCCGTCAGGGGAGCGCCCAGCCCCCATCCACGCCCGCCTTCCCCGTCTCCCCGCAGCTTCCCGAGAAGAGGCACATGTCCAGCGGGGACGCGGACCGGACAGACAACAAAAACCTGACACCGGCCCCAATTAGCGGTGGCAGCACACCCAATCTGTCTGGCACGCACACACTCCCGGACATCTCCAAGTCCATATACG ATAGTTATCCTGACATTAAGATGAATGTCAAGTTTGTCCAGGACACGTCGAAGTTCTGGTATAAGCCAGACATCTCCAGAGAGCAAG CCATCAACCTGTTGAAGGACAGGGAGCCCGGGGCGTTCATCATAAGGGACAGCCATTCTTTCCGCGGGGCCTATGGCTTGGCCATGAAGGTAGCCTGCCCCCCTCCGACTGTACAGCAGAACAAAAAAG TTGCTGACATGACTAATGAGCTGGTGAGGCACTTCCTGATTGAGACAAGTGCCAAAGGAGTGCGTCTGAAGGGTTGCCCCAATGAACCCTACTTTG GTTGCCTCTCTGCTCTGGTGTACCAACACTCGATGACCCCACTGGCTCTGCCCTGCAAGCTGATGATCCCCACCAAAG ACCCGAATGAAGAGGCGCTAGAACTCGCCACGCCCACTGATGCAGTCGTGGAACTTCTTAAGCAAGGAGCAG TTCAAAAGGTTCCTGAGGAAGCACATG CGTGCAATGTTCTCTACATCAACTCCGTGGACATGGAGTCTCTCACGGGGCCCCAGGCCATTGCCAAGGCAATTAGTCAGACGCTGGCAACCAACCCTCTGCCTGCTGCCACCACCGTCCACTTTAAAGTGTCCACGCAGGGCATCACGCTCACCGACAGTCAGAGGAA AATTTTCTTTAGACGACATTATCCCATCAACACGGTAACCTACTGTGACACTGATCCCCAAGACAGAAA atGGGGCAAGGAAGGAGGTGGATCCGTAAG GCTGTTTGGATTCGTTGCGAGGAAACAAGGAAGCACAACAGACAACGTCAGCCACCTGTTCGCTGAGCTGGACCCAGACCAGCCGGCCTCCGCCATCGTCAGCTTCGTCTCCAAGACGATGAAGCGGTGA
- the tns1a gene encoding tensin-1 isoform X6 → MARLNWCLAAVISWGKFLFACFFPLRGAKRDKPDELEGVHTHTFKLKPFKKAKSCDICKQAITKEGLICKACRLSCHKKCEVKVTTSCQTATNNEPPPTPQLPLKHVDTPGSTRSCKSVEIRRKQSRSQSVVPAMEESYEVDLVYITERIISVSFPAGAEERSYIANLTEVATMLRSKHGEHYLILNLSEQKNDLTKLNHKVLEFGWPDHHAPALDKICSMCKAIDTWLNGDPRNVVVLHNKGNRGRTGVVVAAYMHYSNISASADQALDRFAMRRFYEDKALPVGQPSQRRYVRYFNGLLSGHIKINNKPLFLHHVIMHGIPNFEAKGGCRPFLKIYQAMQPVYTSGIYNVQGDSNTSICITIEPGLLLKGDILLKCYHKRYRNSTRDVMFRVQFHTCAIHDLGVVFGKNELDETFKDDRFPEYGKVEFVFSYAPEKIKGLGHLENGPSVSVDYNTQDPLIRWDSYENFIHRCEDAMDGEHDVVHTQGPLDGSLYARVRKKDSLEGVVTINGLPVHENPLTDEENPLQHTSHPLQTTEQTLPVTCHTSLPAVDHTLSVSSDSGNSTASIKTDRTDEHSQSVQSAVSHNNPTATHPPLSPQEKRELDQLLSGLEAPTQRQAYLSTSTSPGGGVRHLVPAQVHVNGGHTRLAGAPSTEERETDILDDELPNSQEGNSVDSLGTISSLEGQATPADLYYQSQTPVSGQNDGPYLERSALGDKLNKMPVHGVRTPTVMQERSDSTSPQAGYNNYQNGGGMYHSQSFGNPTASSPEANPKLMPRAPERSTSSREAVQRGLNTWHQYSLPDDPFGPPLQSTHSLPHFPTPASQRDIEQSIEALNMLMLDLDPINSHMSKSHSAPPGENSLNSSQVPFSQTLARPSYQGDSAIHSYNNSGPVGNTFHQPLPSAGRVSTLPNQSPVIEPPVYSPQRPNVVYQHQNTTPTHTPEPYLHSRQAPHHYATDSPSNFNQQAPQKPMNSYPGVGVSPSPDLQGSSPYPGYSASSSPLPAFTPQPKDTSSSSLPREQDAEEETLNLEGLVAHRIAEYNARIRGISESMTPQQSDRHRSYSFSGVRSRGMTPEVTQESGRRRTTSEGQYQSGHENTSASSPDFANNLVLNPGGRPREGPMHSYREAFEDDEADGFSNSPTFGSGGENSPLTPGFPVSPQTPYFNMSRTPPGLAKTPLSALGLKPHQHSGSDNRGFGDSKAQPFSAPLTSSSPIYTADGRRVGASDGTPHRPASPEGSQVNIMGVHTVPGSPNTLHRTVATNTPPSPALQRRLGQASPSLARHPPPCIPSSPLIGRSPKTVGAGVPPSPLMGRRAPASGHSTPDELGAASRQGSAQPPSTPAFPVSPQLPEKRHMSSGDADRTDNKNLTPAPISGGSTPNLSGTHTLPDISKSIYDSYPDIKMNVKFVQDTSKFWYKPDISREQAINLLKDREPGAFIIRDSHSFRGAYGLAMKVACPPPTVQQNKKVADMTNELVRHFLIETSAKGVRLKGCPNEPYFGCLSALVYQHSMTPLALPCKLMIPTKDPNEEALELATPTDAVVELLKQGAVQKVPEEAHACNVLYINSVDMESLTGPQAIAKAISQTLATNPLPAATTVHFKVSTQGITLTDSQRKIFFRRHYPINTVTYCDTDPQDRKWGKEGGGSVRLFGFVARKQGSTTDNVSHLFAELDPDQPASAIVSFVSKTMKR, encoded by the exons CCTCCCACTCCTCAGCTGCCATTAAAGCATGTAGATACTCCG GGATCTACGAGGTCCTGCAAGAGTGTGGAGATAAGGCGAAAGCAGTCTCG GAGTCAGAGTGTGGTCCCGGCCATGGAGGAGAGCTATGAGGTGGACCTCGTCTACATCACGGAGAGGATCATCTCTGTCTCCTTCCCCGCCGGTGCCGAGGAGCGCAGCTACATTGCCAACCTGACGGAGGTGGCAACGATGCTGCGGTCCAAACACGGTGAACACTATCTG ATACTCAACCTGAGCGAGCAGAAGAATGACTTAACAAAGTTGAACCACAAG GTTCTGGAGTTCGGCTGGCCAGATCACCATGCACCGGCGTTGGACAAGATCTGCAGCATGTGCAAAGCCATCGACACGTGGCTCAATGGAGACCCTCGCAACGTGGTGGTACTACACAACAAG GGAAACCGAGGTCGAACGGGGGTGGTGGTGGCTGCATACATGCACTATAGCAACATATCCGCAAG CGCCGATCAGGCATTGGACAGATTTGCAATGAGGCGCTTCTATGAGGACAAGGCACTTCCCGTGGGTCAGCCTTCACAGAGAAG GTATGTGCGCTACTTCAACGGCCTCCTGTCCGGCCACATTAAAATCAACAACAAGCCTCTGTTCCTGCATCACGTCATCATGCACGGCATACCCAACTTTGAAGCCAAAGGAG GCTGCCGTCCTTTCCTGAAGATCTACCAGGCAATGCAGCCAGTCTATACGTCAGGAATATA CAATGTCCAAGGAGACAGCAACACCAGTATCTGTATCACCATCGAACCTGGACTGCTTCTGAAGGGGGACATCTTG CTGAAGTGTTACCACAAGAGGTACAGAAACTCCACCAGGGACGTGATGTTCAGGGTGCAGTTCCACACCTGCGCCATCCACGACCTCGGGGTGGTTTTTGGGAAGAACGAGCTGGACGAGACCTTCAAAG ATGACAGGTTCCCAGAGTACGGGAAGGTGGAGTTTGTTTTCTCATATGCGCCAGAAAAAATCAAAG GCCTGGGCCACCTGGAGAACGGGCCAAGCGTCTCTGTGGACTACAACACCCAGGACCCCCTGATCCGCTGGGACTCATACGAGAATTTCATTCACCGCTGTGAGGACGCCATGGATGGCGAGCACG ATGTTGTTCACACCCAAGGTCCACTTGATGGAAGTCTATATGCCCGGGTTCGCAAGAAAGACTCCCTGGAGGGAGTTGTCACCATCAACGGTCTCCCAGTCCATGAAAACCCCTTGACCGATGAAGAGAACCCACTGCAACACACCAGTCACCCCCTGCAAACCACTGAGCAGACCCTTCCTGTGACATGCCACACCTCCCTCCCAGCTGTGGACCATACCCTTTCCGTGAGCAGTGACTCTGGCAACTCAACCGCATCCATCAAGACTGATCGTACTGATGAGCACAGCCAGTCTGTGCAGAGTGCTGTGAGTCACAACAACCCTACAGCAACCCACCCACCACTCAGCCCACAGGAGAAAAGAGAGCTCGACCAGCTTCTGAGTGGCCTTGAGGCACCAACTCAACGGCAAGCCTACCTGTCCACATCAACAAGTCCAGGGGGAGGAGTCCGACACCTGGTCCCGGCACAAGTGCACGTCAACGGAGGTCACACCAGGCTTGCTGGCGCCCCTTCAACAGAGGAGCGAGAGACAGATATTCTCGACGACGAGTTGCCTAATAGCCAAGAGGGCAACAGTGTGGACAGCTTGGGCACAATCTCATCCCTTGAGGGCCAGGCGACACCAGCAGATCTCTATTATCAATCACAGACACCTGTCAGTGGCCAGAACGACGGGCCATACCTCGAGAGAAGCGCTCTTGGGGATAAGCTTAACAAGATGCCTGTCCATGGAGTACGAACTCCCACAGTGATGCAGGAGAGGTCTGACTCAACATCGCCTCAGGCGGGATACAACAACTACCAAAATGGAGGAGGGATGTACCATTCACAGTCCTTTGGGAACCCAACCGCCAGCAGCCCTGAGGCCAACCCTAAATTGATGCCCAGGGCCCCTGAAAGGAGCACAAGTAGCCGGGAGGCTGTTCAAAGAGGTCTCAATACCTGGCACCAATATAGCCTCCCGGATGATCCATTTGGCCCTCCTCTTCAGTCAACACACAGTCTGCCCCACTTTCCAACTCCAGCCTCACAGCGGGATATTGAACAATCCATTGAGGCACTAAATATGTTAATGCTGGATCTGGACCCAATCAACTCCCACATGTCCAAGTCCCACAGTGCCCCCCCTGGAGAGAACAGCCTCAATTCCTCCCAGGTGCCCTTCTCCCAGACCCTTGCCAGGCCCTCATACCAAGGGGACTCTGCTATCCACAGCTACAACAACTCTGGGCCAGTTGGAAACACCTTTCATCAGCCCCTACCATCAGCTGGGAGAGTGTCAACATTGCCCAACCAGAGTCCAGTTATAGAGCCTCCAGTATATTCTCCCCAGAGGCCTAACGTCGTCTACCAACACCAAAATACCACCCCGACACACACCCCCGAGCCCTACCTCCACTCACGCCAAGCACCCCACCATTATGCCACTGATTCACCCTCTAATTTCAACCAGCAGGCACCTCAGAAGCCTATGAACTCGTATCCAGGCGTTGGGGTTTCACCCTCCCCAGACCTTCAGGGGTCGTCTCCATACCCGGGTTACAGTGCATCCTCTTCTCCCCTTCCTGCTTTCACGCCCCAGCCCAAGGAtacatcttcttcatctttgccCAGGGAACAAGACGCAGAGGAGGAGACTTTAAACTTGGAAGGACTAGTGGCTCACCGTATTGCCG AGTACAACGCTCGTATTCGGGGCATCAGTGAAAGCATGACACCACAACAATCTGACCGCCATCGCTCCTATTCCTTCTCTG GAGTTCGCTCCAGAGGAATGACCCCAGAAGTGACTCAGGAGTCCGGCAGGCGTCGGACCACGAGTGAGGGCCAGTACCAGAGTGGCCACGAGAACACCTCGGCCTCATCGCCAGACTTTGCAAACAATCTGGTGCTCAACCCGGGAGGAAGACCAAGAGAG GGCCCCATGCATAGCTACCGGGAGGCATTTGAGGACGACGAGGCGGACGGTTTTTCTAACAGTCCTACCTTTGGAAGCGGTGGTGAGAACTCCCCCCTGACCCCCGGCTTCCCCGTGTCACCACAGACTCCTTACTTCAACATGT ctcGCACTCCTCCAGGTTTGGCCAAGACTCCTCTGTCAGCGTTGGGCCTGAAGCCTCACCAGCACAGTGGATCAG ATAATCGCGGTTTTGGTGACTCAAAGGCACAACCATTCAGCGctcctctgacctccagcaGCCCCATCTACACTGCTGATGG AAGAAGGGTTGGCGCTTCAGATGGGACCCCGCACAGACCTGCATCCCCAGAAGGCTCACAGGTCAACATCATGGGCGTACACACCGTCCCTGGCAGCCCCAACACCCTCCACCGCACGGTGGCCACCAACACACCACCAAGCCCCGCCCTCCAAAGACGCCTGGGTCAAGCCAGCCCTTCGCTGGCCCGGCACCCTCCTCCGTGCATCCCCTCCAGTCCTCTCATTGGCAGAAGCCCTAAAACGGTGGGCGCTGGCGTGCCTCCCAGCCCTCTGATGGGGAGGCGAGCCCCGGCGAGCGGCCACAGCACGCCCGACGAGCTGGGCGCCGCCTCCCGTCAGGGGAGCGCCCAGCCCCCATCCACGCCCGCCTTCCCCGTCTCCCCGCAGCTTCCCGAGAAGAGGCACATGTCCAGCGGGGACGCGGACCGGACAGACAACAAAAACCTGACACCGGCCCCAATTAGCGGTGGCAGCACACCCAATCTGTCTGGCACGCACACACTCCCGGACATCTCCAAGTCCATATACG ATAGTTATCCTGACATTAAGATGAATGTCAAGTTTGTCCAGGACACGTCGAAGTTCTGGTATAAGCCAGACATCTCCAGAGAGCAAG CCATCAACCTGTTGAAGGACAGGGAGCCCGGGGCGTTCATCATAAGGGACAGCCATTCTTTCCGCGGGGCCTATGGCTTGGCCATGAAGGTAGCCTGCCCCCCTCCGACTGTACAGCAGAACAAAAAAG TTGCTGACATGACTAATGAGCTGGTGAGGCACTTCCTGATTGAGACAAGTGCCAAAGGAGTGCGTCTGAAGGGTTGCCCCAATGAACCCTACTTTG GTTGCCTCTCTGCTCTGGTGTACCAACACTCGATGACCCCACTGGCTCTGCCCTGCAAGCTGATGATCCCCACCAAAG ACCCGAATGAAGAGGCGCTAGAACTCGCCACGCCCACTGATGCAGTCGTGGAACTTCTTAAGCAAGGAGCAG TTCAAAAGGTTCCTGAGGAAGCACATG CGTGCAATGTTCTCTACATCAACTCCGTGGACATGGAGTCTCTCACGGGGCCCCAGGCCATTGCCAAGGCAATTAGTCAGACGCTGGCAACCAACCCTCTGCCTGCTGCCACCACCGTCCACTTTAAAGTGTCCACGCAGGGCATCACGCTCACCGACAGTCAGAGGAA AATTTTCTTTAGACGACATTATCCCATCAACACGGTAACCTACTGTGACACTGATCCCCAAGACAGAAA atGGGGCAAGGAAGGAGGTGGATCCGTAAG GCTGTTTGGATTCGTTGCGAGGAAACAAGGAAGCACAACAGACAACGTCAGCCACCTGTTCGCTGAGCTGGACCCAGACCAGCCGGCCTCCGCCATCGTCAGCTTCGTCTCCAAGACGATGAAGCGGTGA